In Manis pentadactyla isolate mManPen7 chromosome 3, mManPen7.hap1, whole genome shotgun sequence, a single window of DNA contains:
- the ABITRAM gene encoding protein Abitram isoform X1, with amino-acid sequence MLVGGACGPRRASRVRRPRTSHRKYSPPMPAGRKCIRPGGRGKEVTPVVAMTTELVAVEPGVPSLVDRYFTRWYKADVKGKPCEDHCILQHSNRICVITLAGSHPVLQSGKTIKSISYQISTNCSRLQNKVSGKFKRGAQFLTELAPLCKIYCSDGEEYTISSCVRGRLMEVNENILHKPSILQEKPSTEGYIAVVLPKFKESKSITEGLLTQKQYEEVMVKRINATTATS; translated from the exons ATGCTAGTGGGCGGAGCCTGCGGACCTAGGAGAGCATCGCGCGTGCGCAGGCCGCGGACCTCGCACCGGAAGTACAGTCCTCCCATGCCGGCGGGAAGGAAGTGCATCCGTCCCGGCGGGCGTGGGAAAGAGGTGACACCCGTGGTCGCCATGACTACCGAGCTTGTGGCAGTAGAGCCGGGGGTGCCTTCGCTCGTGGATCGTTACTTCACTCGCTGGTACAAGGCTG ATGTCAAAGGAAAACCCTGTGAAGACCACTGTATACTACAGCACTCTAACCG AATATGTGTCATCACTTTGGCAGGATCTCATCCAGTTCTTCAAAGTGGAAAAACAATTAAAAGCATTTCCTATCAAATCAGTACCAACTGTAGCAGACTTCAGAACAAGGTCTCTGGGAAATTTAAGCGG GGGGCACAGTTTCTAACAGAACTTGCACCTCTGTGTAAGATTTACTGCTCAGATGGAGAAGAATACACCATATCTAG CTGTGTTAGAGGACGGTTGATGGAAGTGAATGAAAACATTCTCCATAAGCCATCTATTCTTCAAGAGAAG CCGTCCACTGAAGGCTACATTGCAGTTGTGTTGCCCAAATTTAAAGAAAGTAAGAGCATAACAGAAGGGTTACTGACACAAAAACAGTATGAAGAAGTCATGGTGAAACGCATTAATGCCACAACAGCTACATCATGA
- the ABITRAM gene encoding protein Abitram isoform X2: MLVGGACGPRRASRVRRPRTSHRKYSPPMPAGRKCIRPGGRGKEVTPVVAMTTELVAVEPGVPSLVDRYFTRWYKADVKGKPCEDHCILQHSNRICVITLAGSHPVLQSGKTIKSISYQISTNCSRLQNKVSGKFKRGAQFLTELAPLCKIYCSDGEEYTISRGRLMEVNENILHKPSILQEKPSTEGYIAVVLPKFKESKSITEGLLTQKQYEEVMVKRINATTATS, translated from the exons ATGCTAGTGGGCGGAGCCTGCGGACCTAGGAGAGCATCGCGCGTGCGCAGGCCGCGGACCTCGCACCGGAAGTACAGTCCTCCCATGCCGGCGGGAAGGAAGTGCATCCGTCCCGGCGGGCGTGGGAAAGAGGTGACACCCGTGGTCGCCATGACTACCGAGCTTGTGGCAGTAGAGCCGGGGGTGCCTTCGCTCGTGGATCGTTACTTCACTCGCTGGTACAAGGCTG ATGTCAAAGGAAAACCCTGTGAAGACCACTGTATACTACAGCACTCTAACCG AATATGTGTCATCACTTTGGCAGGATCTCATCCAGTTCTTCAAAGTGGAAAAACAATTAAAAGCATTTCCTATCAAATCAGTACCAACTGTAGCAGACTTCAGAACAAGGTCTCTGGGAAATTTAAGCGG GGGGCACAGTTTCTAACAGAACTTGCACCTCTGTGTAAGATTTACTGCTCAGATGGAGAAGAATACACCATATCTAG AGGACGGTTGATGGAAGTGAATGAAAACATTCTCCATAAGCCATCTATTCTTCAAGAGAAG CCGTCCACTGAAGGCTACATTGCAGTTGTGTTGCCCAAATTTAAAGAAAGTAAGAGCATAACAGAAGGGTTACTGACACAAAAACAGTATGAAGAAGTCATGGTGAAACGCATTAATGCCACAACAGCTACATCATGA